In Arthrobacter ramosus, one DNA window encodes the following:
- a CDS encoding acetolactate synthase large subunit: protein MSKGSPISPSLMAAKSAGAPKAPEKVDRPADAVVDNAATPSPVLGPNNVVPPTVMTGSEAIVRSLEELGVDDIFGLPGGAILPTYDPLMASKMNHILVRHEQGAGHAAQGYAMVTGRVGVCIATSGPGATNLVTAIMDAHMDSVPLVAITGQVSASVIGTDAFQEADIVGITMPITKHSFLVTDPNDIPHVMAEAFYLASTGRPGPVLVDIAKNAQQGTMTFSWPPKIDLPGYRPVVRGHNKQVREAARLIAAASKPVLYVGGGVVKAHASAELRELAELTGAPVVTTLMARGAFPDSHPQHVGMPGMHGTVSAVTALQQSDLLITLGARFDDRVTGVLSTFAPHAKIIHADIDPAEISKNRTADVPIVGSVKEIIPELSEAVRAAFELSGTPDLDGWWAFLNNLRDTYPLGWTEPEDGLSAPQRVIERIGALTGPEGIYVAGVGQHQMWAAQFIKYERPHAWLNSGGAGTMGYAVPAAMGAKVGEPDRVVWAIDGDGCFQMTNQELATCAINKIPIKVAIINNSSLGMVRQWQTLFYEGRYSNTDLNTGHDTVRIPDFVKLADAYGCAAFRCERDEDIDATIQKALEINDRPVVIDFVVSPNSMVWPMVPSGVSNDQIQVARNMTPEWEEED from the coding sequence ATGAGCAAAGGATCGCCGATCAGCCCCTCGCTGATGGCTGCAAAGTCCGCTGGAGCCCCCAAAGCTCCGGAAAAGGTCGACCGTCCGGCTGACGCCGTCGTCGACAATGCTGCAACTCCCTCTCCTGTACTCGGGCCGAACAACGTTGTACCCCCAACGGTGATGACCGGCTCGGAAGCTATTGTCCGCTCGCTCGAAGAACTCGGCGTGGACGATATTTTTGGTTTGCCCGGTGGCGCGATCCTCCCCACCTATGACCCTTTGATGGCCTCCAAGATGAATCACATCCTGGTCCGTCACGAACAGGGAGCCGGCCACGCAGCCCAAGGCTACGCCATGGTTACCGGACGGGTTGGCGTCTGCATCGCCACCTCGGGCCCCGGTGCCACCAACCTCGTTACCGCCATCATGGATGCCCACATGGACTCCGTGCCCCTCGTGGCCATTACCGGCCAGGTATCAGCATCTGTTATTGGCACGGATGCCTTCCAGGAAGCAGACATCGTCGGCATCACCATGCCGATCACCAAGCATTCCTTCCTGGTGACGGATCCCAATGACATTCCGCATGTCATGGCCGAAGCTTTCTACCTTGCCAGCACCGGGCGTCCCGGTCCGGTACTGGTGGACATTGCCAAGAACGCCCAGCAGGGCACCATGACTTTCTCCTGGCCGCCCAAGATCGATTTGCCTGGCTATCGGCCGGTGGTCCGTGGCCACAACAAGCAGGTGCGCGAGGCTGCCCGGCTGATCGCTGCGGCAAGCAAGCCCGTCCTGTATGTCGGTGGCGGTGTGGTCAAGGCGCACGCTTCGGCCGAACTGCGCGAACTCGCAGAGCTGACCGGCGCACCCGTGGTGACCACCCTCATGGCCCGCGGCGCCTTCCCGGATTCCCACCCGCAGCACGTCGGCATGCCGGGCATGCACGGCACGGTTTCCGCGGTCACCGCACTGCAGCAGTCCGATCTGCTGATCACCCTTGGTGCGCGCTTCGATGACCGGGTGACGGGCGTCCTCAGCACCTTCGCTCCGCACGCCAAGATCATCCACGCGGACATCGACCCCGCGGAGATTTCCAAGAACCGCACCGCTGACGTTCCGATCGTGGGCTCCGTCAAGGAGATCATTCCGGAACTCAGCGAAGCCGTCAGGGCCGCTTTCGAACTATCCGGCACCCCGGACCTCGACGGTTGGTGGGCGTTCCTCAACAACCTCCGCGATACCTACCCCCTGGGTTGGACCGAACCGGAAGACGGACTCAGTGCCCCCCAGCGGGTCATTGAACGCATTGGTGCGCTCACGGGTCCGGAAGGCATCTACGTTGCAGGCGTTGGCCAGCACCAGATGTGGGCCGCCCAGTTCATCAAGTACGAGCGTCCCCATGCCTGGCTCAACTCCGGCGGCGCCGGCACCATGGGTTATGCCGTGCCGGCAGCCATGGGCGCCAAGGTCGGCGAACCCGACCGCGTGGTCTGGGCGATCGACGGCGACGGCTGCTTCCAGATGACCAACCAGGAACTGGCCACCTGCGCCATCAACAAAATTCCCATCAAGGTTGCCATCATCAACAACTCCTCGCTGGGCATGGTGCGCCAGTGGCAGACCCTCTTCTATGAAGGCCGCTACTCCAACACCGACCTGAACACCGGCCACGACACCGTCCGTATCCCGGACTTCGTCAAGCTGGCAGACGCTTACGGCTGTGCCGCGTTCCGCTGCGAGCGGGACGAGGACATCGACGCAACCATCCAGAAGGCCTTGGAAATCAATGACCGTCCCGTGGTCATCGACTTCGTGGTCAGCCCGAACTCCATGGTGTGGCCGATGGTCCCCTCCGGAGTCTCGAATGACCAGATCCAGGTTGCCCGCAACATGACCCCGGAATGGGAAGAGGAGGACTAG
- the serA gene encoding phosphoglycerate dehydrogenase → MTSTKPVVLLAEELSPATIEALGPDFEIRQTDGADRSQLLSAIVDVDAILVRSATQVDAEAIAAAKNLKIIARAGVGLDNVDIKAATQAGVMVVNAPTSNIVSAAELTVGHILSLARHIPQASSALKGGEWKRSKYTGIELFEKKIGIIGLGRIGALVAARLQGFETEILAYDPYITSARAAQLGVKLVTLDELLEKSDFITIHMPKTPETVGMLGADAFKKMKETAYVVNVARGGLIDEEALHEALEDGQIAGAAVDVFVKEPSTDLPFFGMDNVIVTPHLGASTDEAQEKAGVSVAKSVRLALAGELVPDAVNVAGGVIASDVRPGIPLIEKLGRIFTALTHASLTQIDVEVAGEIASLDVKVLELAALKGVFADVVTEQVSYVNAPVIAEQRGINTRLITTPEAEDYRNVLTIRGALSDGSQISVAGTLTGPKQVQKLVGVNGYDVEIPISEHLVVVSYADRPGVIGTIGHILGMNNINIGGMQVARQSEGGQVLALLTIDTSVPQQVLEAIKAGIGADMVREVDLED, encoded by the coding sequence GTGACTAGCACCAAGCCAGTAGTACTCCTCGCTGAGGAACTTTCGCCCGCCACGATCGAAGCCCTTGGTCCGGACTTCGAGATCCGCCAAACCGACGGCGCGGACCGCTCCCAGCTGCTCTCCGCAATCGTCGACGTCGACGCCATCCTCGTGCGTTCAGCCACCCAGGTGGACGCCGAGGCAATTGCCGCAGCCAAGAACCTCAAGATCATCGCGCGTGCCGGTGTCGGCCTGGACAACGTCGACATCAAGGCCGCCACCCAGGCCGGCGTCATGGTGGTCAACGCCCCGACGTCGAACATTGTGTCCGCTGCCGAGCTTACGGTCGGCCACATCCTCAGCCTCGCCCGCCACATCCCGCAGGCCAGCTCCGCACTGAAGGGGGGCGAGTGGAAGCGCTCCAAGTACACGGGCATCGAACTCTTCGAGAAGAAGATCGGCATCATCGGCCTCGGACGCATCGGAGCGCTCGTGGCTGCCCGTCTGCAGGGCTTCGAGACTGAGATCCTGGCCTACGACCCCTACATCACTTCGGCACGCGCGGCGCAACTCGGCGTCAAGCTCGTCACCCTGGACGAGCTGCTCGAGAAGTCGGACTTCATCACCATCCATATGCCGAAGACCCCGGAAACCGTGGGTATGCTGGGCGCCGATGCCTTCAAGAAGATGAAGGAAACGGCCTACGTTGTCAATGTCGCCCGTGGCGGCCTGATCGACGAGGAAGCCCTCCACGAGGCTTTGGAAGACGGCCAGATCGCCGGCGCCGCCGTCGACGTGTTCGTCAAGGAGCCGAGCACCGACCTTCCCTTCTTCGGCATGGACAACGTCATCGTGACGCCTCACCTTGGCGCCTCCACCGATGAAGCCCAGGAAAAAGCCGGCGTCTCCGTGGCGAAGTCCGTGCGCCTCGCCCTCGCCGGCGAACTCGTCCCGGATGCTGTCAACGTTGCCGGTGGCGTGATCGCTTCCGACGTTCGCCCCGGAATCCCGCTGATCGAAAAGCTCGGCCGGATCTTCACGGCCCTGACCCACGCATCCCTGACGCAGATCGACGTCGAGGTCGCGGGCGAAATCGCCAGCCTGGACGTGAAGGTCCTCGAGCTGGCAGCGCTCAAGGGCGTGTTCGCCGACGTCGTGACCGAGCAGGTCTCCTACGTCAACGCGCCCGTCATCGCCGAGCAGCGCGGCATCAACACCCGCCTGATCACGACGCCGGAAGCCGAGGACTACCGCAACGTCCTGACCATCCGCGGGGCACTGAGCGACGGCTCCCAGATCTCCGTGGCCGGCACGCTCACCGGGCCCAAGCAGGTCCAGAAGCTCGTGGGCGTCAATGGCTACGACGTCGAAATCCCGATCAGCGAGCACCTGGTGGTTGTTTCCTACGCGGACCGTCCCGGTGTCATCGGCACCATCGGCCACATCCTGGGTATGAACAACATCAACATCGGTGGCATGCAGGTGGCCCGCCAGAGCGAAGGTGGCCAGGTCTTGGCGCTGCTGACGATCGACACTTCCGTGCCGCAGCAGGTCCTTGAAGCCATCAAGGCCGGCATCGGCGCCGACATGGTCCGTGAAGTGGATCTGGAGGACTAG
- the ilvC gene encoding ketol-acid reductoisomerase, with protein MTEMFYDDDADLSIIQGRKVAIVGYGSQGHAHALNLRDSGVEVVIALKEGSKSIAKAEDAGFTVKNVADAAEWADVIMILAPDQHQRAIYNDSIKDKLTAGKALAFAHGFNIRFGYIEAPEGVDVILIAPKAPGHTVRREFEAGRGIPDIIAVEQDASGSAWELAKSYAKAIGGTRAGVIKTTFTEETETDLFGEQAVLCGGVSQLIQYGFETLTEAGYQPQIAYFEVLHELKLIVDLMWEGGIAKQRWSVSDTAEYGDYVSGPRVIDPRVKENMAGVLADIQSGAFAKRFIDDQDNGAVEFKELRAKAERHPIEGVGRELRSLFSWQQQDEDYVEGSAAR; from the coding sequence GTGACTGAAATGTTCTACGACGACGACGCAGACCTGTCGATCATCCAGGGTCGCAAAGTTGCCATTGTCGGCTACGGTTCCCAGGGCCACGCCCACGCGCTGAACCTGCGCGACTCCGGCGTCGAGGTTGTCATCGCGCTCAAGGAAGGCTCGAAGTCGATCGCCAAGGCCGAGGACGCAGGCTTCACGGTCAAGAACGTTGCCGACGCAGCCGAATGGGCCGACGTCATCATGATCCTGGCACCGGACCAGCACCAGCGCGCGATCTACAACGACTCCATCAAGGACAAGCTGACCGCCGGCAAGGCCCTTGCCTTCGCCCACGGCTTCAACATCCGCTTCGGCTACATCGAGGCGCCCGAGGGCGTTGACGTCATCCTGATCGCCCCGAAGGCTCCCGGACACACCGTGCGCCGCGAGTTCGAAGCCGGCCGCGGTATCCCGGACATCATCGCCGTCGAGCAGGACGCTTCCGGTTCCGCTTGGGAACTGGCCAAGTCCTACGCGAAGGCAATCGGCGGCACCCGCGCCGGCGTCATCAAGACCACCTTCACCGAAGAAACCGAAACCGACCTCTTCGGCGAGCAGGCTGTCCTGTGCGGCGGTGTCTCCCAGCTGATCCAGTACGGCTTCGAGACCCTGACCGAAGCCGGCTACCAGCCGCAGATCGCCTACTTCGAGGTTCTTCACGAGCTCAAGCTCATCGTTGACCTCATGTGGGAGGGCGGCATCGCCAAGCAGCGCTGGAGCGTTTCCGACACCGCGGAGTACGGCGACTACGTCTCCGGCCCGCGCGTCATCGACCCCCGGGTCAAGGAAAACATGGCCGGCGTCCTCGCCGACATCCAGTCCGGTGCCTTCGCCAAGCGTTTCATCGACGACCAGGACAACGGCGCAGTCGAGTTCAAGGAACTGCGGGCCAAGGCAGAGCGGCACCCGATCGAGGGTGTCGGCCGCGAGCTGCGTTCCCTGTTCTCCTGGCAGCAGCAGGACGAGGACTACGTCGAAGGCTCCGCAGCCCGCTAG
- the ilvN gene encoding acetolactate synthase small subunit: MSRHTLSVLVEDKPGVLTRVASLFARRAFNINSLAVGPTEVSGISRMTVVVDADGDLIEQVTKQLNKLINVIKIVELTSESSVQRDHILVKVRADAATRLQVTQAADLFRASVVDVSTDSVVIEATGTPEKLAALLSVLEPFGIREIVQSGTLAVGRGSRSMSDRALRSA, from the coding sequence ATGAGCCGCCACACACTGTCCGTTCTGGTCGAAGACAAGCCCGGCGTGCTGACCCGCGTGGCCAGCCTCTTCGCCCGGCGGGCCTTCAACATCAACTCCCTGGCCGTCGGCCCCACCGAGGTCTCCGGGATTTCCCGGATGACCGTCGTCGTCGACGCCGATGGCGACCTCATCGAACAGGTCACCAAACAGCTCAACAAACTGATCAACGTGATCAAGATTGTCGAGCTGACTTCAGAATCTTCCGTGCAACGTGACCACATCCTGGTCAAGGTACGTGCGGATGCCGCGACACGCCTGCAGGTCACCCAAGCTGCAGACTTGTTCCGTGCCTCAGTGGTTGACGTTTCCACAGACTCGGTGGTCATTGAGGCAACCGGTACCCCGGAAAAGCTCGCAGCGCTGCTTTCAGTGCTTGAGCCGTTCGGCATCCGCGAAATAGTGCAGTCCGGCACCTTGGCCGTTGGGCGGGGATCCCGCTCCATGAGTGACAGGGCTTTGCGCAGCGCTTAG